The Proteus vulgaris genome has a segment encoding these proteins:
- the eamB gene encoding LysE-type translocator: MTISLIFSLTVFLFIAAITPGPNNLLLTSSGANVGFKGSLRLMAGIMLGMQCVLLSSAFGVAALLIIYPALHIGLKIVGSAYLLWLAWKTATSSYQRLDIPAKTSQAVSGFQGGLLQFLNPKAWMMGLGAVGSFSLSGDAYFGSVIAISVIMVIVNFVAGIVWILGGTLISLFLQSRRSWFIFNISMGLLTALCVPLIWIG; the protein is encoded by the coding sequence ATGACCATTAGCCTTATTTTTTCTTTAACGGTTTTCCTGTTTATTGCCGCTATTACACCTGGTCCCAACAACTTATTGCTTACTTCATCAGGTGCTAATGTCGGTTTTAAAGGCTCATTAAGGCTTATGGCGGGTATTATGCTGGGTATGCAATGTGTTTTACTTAGCTCAGCATTTGGTGTTGCTGCATTACTGATTATTTATCCTGCATTACATATAGGATTAAAGATAGTCGGGAGTGCATACTTACTTTGGCTTGCTTGGAAAACAGCAACATCATCTTATCAGCGTTTAGATATTCCAGCAAAAACATCGCAAGCAGTCAGTGGGTTTCAAGGTGGATTATTACAATTTCTTAATCCAAAAGCGTGGATGATGGGATTAGGGGCCGTGGGGAGCTTTAGTTTATCGGGTGATGCTTATTTTGGCTCTGTTATTGCGATCAGCGTTATTATGGTTATTGTTAATTTTGTTGCGGGTATTGTTTGGATATTAGGTGGAACGCTAATTAGTCTGTTTTTACAAAGTAGGCGTTCTTGGTTTATTTTCAATATCTCAATGGGGCTATTAACCGCGCTCTGTGTACCGCTAATCTGGATAGGGTAA
- a CDS encoding hydrolase, whose protein sequence is MSQYFNPMRWAKNPHLQTLLPRIVRRTPLLTPYWQRLNLPDNDFVDLAWSEDPKMALDKPRLVIFHGLEGSFSSPYVHGMLSAAKERGWLSVVMHFRGCSGEPNRQKRIYHSGETEDARYFLNWLKQEFGKQPTAAVGYSLGGNMLAYYLAESGESAVVDAAVIVSAPLMLEPCSTKIEHGFSRFYQWYLLKGLKSNATRKLIRYPESLPISLLTIKSIKKLRQFDDLITSKIHGFKDALDYYRQCSALPLLNKIKKTTLIIHAKDDPFMSADVIPDITTLPNNIEYQLTEFGGHVGFVSGKLSKPVMWLESRIPDWLSAYLEKTQ, encoded by the coding sequence ATGTCTCAATACTTTAATCCAATGCGTTGGGCTAAAAATCCACATTTACAAACGCTTTTACCAAGAATAGTGCGTAGAACACCACTATTAACGCCTTATTGGCAACGGCTAAACCTTCCTGATAATGATTTTGTCGATTTGGCATGGAGTGAAGATCCTAAAATGGCACTTGATAAACCACGATTAGTGATCTTTCATGGTTTAGAAGGAAGCTTTAGCAGTCCTTATGTCCATGGCATGTTATCAGCAGCCAAAGAGAGAGGCTGGTTAAGTGTTGTAATGCATTTTAGAGGATGCAGTGGTGAACCCAATAGACAAAAACGCATCTATCACTCAGGTGAAACCGAAGATGCTCGCTATTTTTTAAATTGGCTAAAACAGGAGTTTGGTAAACAACCTACAGCAGCCGTCGGCTACTCTCTTGGCGGTAATATGCTTGCTTATTACCTTGCTGAAAGTGGTGAGAGTGCCGTTGTAGATGCTGCTGTTATTGTATCAGCACCATTAATGCTAGAACCTTGTTCAACCAAAATTGAACATGGGTTTTCCCGTTTTTATCAATGGTATCTATTAAAAGGGCTAAAAAGTAACGCGACACGCAAGCTGATCCGCTACCCAGAATCATTACCGATCAGCTTATTGACGATAAAGTCGATCAAAAAGCTGCGTCAGTTTGACGACCTTATTACATCCAAAATTCACGGATTTAAAGATGCGTTAGATTATTATCGCCAATGCAGTGCATTGCCTTTATTAAATAAAATAAAGAAAACAACGCTTATCATTCATGCTAAAGATGATCCTTTCATGTCTGCGGATGTAATTCCAGATATCACAACACTACCTAATAATATTGAGTATCAACTTACCGAATTTGGTGGGCATGTGGGGTTTGTCAGCGGAAAACTCTCGAAACCAGTGATGTGGCTTGAGAGTCGGATACCTGACTGGTTATCCGCTTATTTGGAGAAAACCCAATGA
- the prkB gene encoding putative phosphoribulokinase, with product MSVKHPIIAVTGSSGAGTTTTSQAFRKIFQQLSANAALIDGDSFHRYTRPEMDMAIRKAKEQGRHISYFGPEANDFSLLSSTFSHYSETGQGQSRKYLHSYDEATPYNQLPGTFTPWEPLPDNTDVLFYEGLHGGVVTNEHNVAQHVDLLVGVVPIVNLEWIQKLIRDTTERGHSQEAVRDSVVRSMDDYINYIIPQFSRTHINFQRVPTVDTSNPFSAKAIPTLDESFIVIRFRGLTDIDFPYLLAMLHGSFMSTINTIVVPGGKLGLAMELIMAPLVKKLLNGEKIS from the coding sequence ATGTCAGTCAAACATCCTATCATCGCCGTTACGGGCTCAAGTGGTGCAGGAACCACCACAACAAGCCAAGCTTTTCGTAAAATATTCCAACAACTTAGTGCAAATGCCGCATTAATTGATGGAGACAGTTTTCATCGTTATACTCGCCCTGAAATGGATATGGCGATAAGAAAAGCCAAAGAGCAGGGTCGACATATTAGCTATTTTGGCCCTGAAGCAAATGATTTTAGCCTACTGAGTTCCACATTCAGCCACTATAGCGAAACAGGACAAGGTCAATCACGTAAATATTTACACTCTTATGATGAAGCGACCCCCTACAACCAATTACCAGGAACATTTACTCCTTGGGAACCATTACCCGATAATACCGATGTTCTCTTTTATGAAGGGTTACACGGAGGTGTTGTCACCAACGAACATAATGTTGCACAACATGTTGATTTACTGGTTGGTGTTGTCCCTATTGTGAACCTTGAATGGATACAAAAGCTTATCCGAGATACTACTGAACGAGGACACTCACAAGAAGCGGTTCGAGATTCTGTTGTTCGCTCAATGGATGATTATATTAACTACATCATTCCACAATTTTCGCGTACCCACATCAACTTCCAACGAGTGCCTACTGTCGATACATCAAACCCATTTTCAGCTAAAGCTATCCCAACACTCGATGAAAGTTTTATTGTTATTCGTTTTCGAGGCTTAACCGATATTGATTTTCCTTATTTACTCGCGATGTTGCATGGCTCATTTATGTCAACAATCAATACGATTGTCGTGCCTGGTGGGAAATTAGGATTAGCAATGGAATTAATTATGGCGCCATTAGTCAAAAAATTATTAAATGGCGAAAAAATCAGTTAA
- the yhfA gene encoding OsmC-like protein, whose protein sequence is MEARVKWVEDLSFVGESSSGHQIMMDGNSGDKAPSPMEMVLIAAGGCSAIDVVSILRKGRHQVTDCEVKLTSERREEAPRLFTDINLHFIVSGKELTDKIVERAVQLSAEKYCSVSLMLGKAANITHSFEIKDAE, encoded by the coding sequence ATGGAAGCACGCGTTAAGTGGGTTGAAGATTTATCTTTTGTTGGGGAATCTTCATCGGGTCATCAAATTATGATGGATGGAAACTCTGGTGATAAAGCACCAAGCCCAATGGAAATGGTCTTAATTGCTGCGGGTGGATGTAGTGCTATTGATGTCGTCAGTATTTTACGTAAAGGTCGTCATCAAGTGACTGATTGTGAAGTGAAATTAACTTCAGAGCGTCGAGAAGAAGCCCCTCGTTTATTCACTGATATCAATTTGCATTTTATCGTTTCAGGTAAAGAACTCACAGATAAAATTGTTGAACGAGCGGTTCAATTATCTGCAGAAAAATATTGTTCTGTTTCTTTAATGTTAGGAAAAGCAGCTAATATTACACATTCATTTGAAATAAAAGATGCTGAATAA
- the crp gene encoding cAMP-regulatory protein: protein MVLGKPQTDPTLEWFLSHCHIHKYPSKSTLIHQGEKAETLYYIVKGSVAVLIKDEEGKEMILSYLNQGDFIGELGLFEEDQERSAWVRAKTACEVAEISYKKFRQLIQVNPDILMRLSAQMANRLQTTSEKVGNLAFLDVTGRIAQTLLNLAKQPDAMTHPDGMQIKITRQEIGQIVGCSRETVGRILKMLEDQNLISAHGKTIVVYGTR, encoded by the coding sequence ATGGTTCTCGGCAAGCCGCAAACAGACCCGACTCTTGAATGGTTTTTGTCACACTGCCATATTCACAAATATCCATCCAAGAGCACGCTGATCCACCAAGGTGAGAAAGCGGAAACACTTTATTATATTGTTAAAGGTTCCGTGGCTGTTCTTATTAAAGATGAAGAAGGAAAAGAAATGATCCTCTCCTACCTAAATCAGGGGGATTTCATCGGTGAACTCGGATTATTTGAAGAAGATCAAGAACGTAGTGCATGGGTTAGAGCAAAAACAGCCTGTGAAGTAGCAGAAATTTCCTATAAAAAATTCCGCCAATTAATTCAGGTTAACCCTGACATTCTGATGCGCCTATCAGCTCAAATGGCGAACAGATTACAAACCACATCAGAAAAAGTAGGTAACCTTGCTTTCCTTGATGTAACAGGCCGTATTGCACAAACCTTATTAAACTTAGCAAAACAACCTGATGCGATGACACACCCTGATGGCATGCAAATTAAAATTACACGTCAGGAAATTGGTCAAATCGTGGGTTGTTCACGCGAAACTGTAGGCCGTATTCTTAAAATGCTAGAAGATCAAAACCTGATCTCAGCACACGGTAAAACTATCGTCGTTTACGGAACTCGCTAA
- the argD gene encoding bifunctional N-succinyldiaminopimelate-aminotransferase/acetylornithine transaminase protein: MTKQSINRATYDQVMLPIYSPAEFIPVKGVGSRVWDQQGKSYIDFAGGIAVLALGHAHPALNQALKEQSEKLWHVSNIFTNEPALRLAQKLIDNTFAERVFFANSGAEANEAAFKLARHYAITRHHPYKTKIIAFHHAFHGRTLFTVSVGGQPKYADGFGPKPADIVHIPFNDLDAVKAVIDDHTCAVVLEPVQGEGGVTAATPEFMRGLRELCDKHQALLVLDEVQTGMGRTGKLFAYMHYDVTPDIITTAKALGSGFPLSAMLTTQEIASVMGVGTHGTTYGGNPLACAVGNVAFDLINTPEVLKGVEKRYQWIVDELTAINQTYNVFSQIRGQGLLIGAQLAPQYEGKAKILLGLAAKQGLMMLNAGADVMRFTPSLIITQEELQEGMVALKAAIAAFVEGV, encoded by the coding sequence ATGACAAAACAAAGTATCAACCGGGCAACTTACGATCAAGTAATGTTGCCAATTTATTCACCCGCAGAATTTATTCCTGTTAAAGGGGTGGGAAGTCGAGTTTGGGATCAGCAAGGAAAATCTTATATTGATTTTGCTGGTGGTATTGCCGTGTTGGCATTAGGACATGCTCATCCTGCTCTCAATCAAGCATTGAAAGAACAAAGTGAAAAACTTTGGCATGTGAGTAATATTTTCACGAATGAGCCTGCACTGCGTTTAGCACAAAAGCTCATTGATAACACATTTGCAGAACGTGTCTTTTTTGCTAATTCTGGCGCCGAAGCAAATGAGGCCGCATTTAAACTCGCTCGCCATTATGCAATCACCCGCCATCATCCTTATAAAACCAAAATTATTGCCTTTCACCATGCCTTCCATGGTCGAACCTTGTTTACAGTATCGGTTGGAGGACAACCTAAATACGCCGATGGTTTTGGCCCAAAACCTGCTGATATCGTACATATTCCTTTTAATGATTTAGATGCAGTGAAAGCCGTTATTGATGATCATACTTGTGCCGTTGTGTTAGAGCCAGTACAAGGTGAAGGTGGTGTAACAGCAGCAACCCCTGAATTTATGAGAGGGCTACGTGAGCTGTGCGATAAACATCAAGCATTACTTGTCCTTGATGAAGTACAAACAGGTATGGGGCGTACAGGTAAGCTTTTTGCTTATATGCATTATGATGTGACACCAGACATTATTACCACGGCAAAGGCACTCGGAAGTGGTTTTCCGCTCAGTGCGATGTTAACGACACAAGAGATAGCGTCAGTAATGGGGGTAGGAACTCATGGTACAACTTATGGGGGGAATCCATTAGCGTGTGCAGTGGGCAATGTCGCTTTTGATTTAATCAATACACCTGAGGTACTTAAGGGAGTAGAAAAGCGCTATCAGTGGATTGTAGACGAGCTCACAGCAATAAATCAAACCTACAACGTCTTTTCGCAAATCCGTGGGCAAGGATTATTGATTGGCGCACAACTCGCACCACAATATGAAGGCAAAGCAAAAATATTATTAGGGCTGGCTGCAAAGCAGGGATTAATGATGTTAAATGCAGGCGCTGATGTTATGCGTTTTACACCCTCATTAATTATTACCCAAGAAGAATTACAAGAGGGGATGGTCGCATTAAAAGCCGCCATTGCCGCGTTTGTAGAAGGGGTATAG
- the pabA gene encoding para-aminobenzoate synthase component II, with protein sequence MLLLIDNYDSFTYNLYQYFCELGAEVVVKRNDEIGLQEIEKMMPAHLVISPGPCTPDEAGISLEAIQRFAGEIPILGVCLGHQAIGQAFGASVIRAREVMHGKNSLIHHNQQGVFKGLNRPLSVTRYHSLVIDATTLPVPFEVTAWSQHDGNVDEIMGIRHRTLPIEGVQFHPESILSEQGHELLNNFLKY encoded by the coding sequence ATGCTGTTACTTATTGATAATTACGACTCGTTTACCTACAACCTCTATCAATATTTCTGTGAATTGGGTGCTGAGGTTGTTGTTAAGCGTAACGATGAGATTGGACTTCAAGAGATAGAAAAGATGATGCCAGCACATCTTGTTATCTCACCAGGGCCTTGTACTCCTGATGAAGCCGGGATCTCTCTTGAGGCTATACAGCGGTTTGCCGGTGAAATCCCTATTCTTGGCGTTTGTCTTGGACATCAAGCAATAGGGCAAGCTTTTGGTGCATCTGTTATCAGAGCACGAGAAGTTATGCATGGTAAAAATTCATTGATACACCATAACCAACAAGGGGTTTTTAAAGGACTTAATCGTCCTTTAAGTGTAACGCGCTATCACTCTTTAGTGATAGATGCTACGACGTTACCAGTGCCTTTTGAAGTAACGGCATGGAGCCAACATGATGGCAATGTTGATGAAATTATGGGTATTCGTCATCGTACACTTCCAATTGAAGGGGTTCAGTTTCACCCAGAAAGTATTTTAAGTGAACAAGGCCATGAGTTATTAAATAATTTTCTTAAATATTAA
- the ppiA gene encoding peptidyl-prolyl cis-trans isomerase A (rotamase A), which translates to MLKRFLVTFVTACTLTTATFAMATGETFVKLVTSEGNIELALDNKKAPITTKNFIQYVEDGYYNGTTFHRVIPGFMVQGGGFTADLQQKQTRAPIKNEADNGLRNVKGSIAMARTSDKDSATSQFFINVADNAFLDHGQRDFGYAVFGKVVKGMDVVDKISQAQTRNIGPYQNVPVKTVTILSAEVVKE; encoded by the coding sequence ATGTTAAAACGTTTTCTTGTCACCTTCGTTACCGCTTGCACTTTAACAACAGCGACTTTTGCAATGGCAACGGGAGAAACCTTCGTTAAATTAGTCACCTCTGAAGGCAATATTGAATTAGCACTGGATAATAAAAAAGCCCCAATAACAACGAAAAACTTTATTCAGTATGTCGAAGATGGATACTATAACGGCACAACTTTTCATCGTGTTATCCCAGGTTTTATGGTTCAAGGTGGTGGCTTCACAGCTGATTTACAACAAAAGCAAACTAGAGCGCCCATTAAAAATGAAGCTGATAATGGGTTACGAAATGTAAAAGGCTCTATTGCTATGGCACGCACATCAGATAAAGACAGTGCAACCAGCCAATTTTTCATTAATGTAGCTGATAATGCCTTTTTAGATCACGGTCAACGTGATTTTGGTTATGCCGTATTTGGTAAAGTGGTAAAGGGTATGGACGTGGTGGATAAAATTTCACAAGCTCAAACTCGTAATATTGGCCCTTACCAAAATGTACCAGTAAAAACAGTCACTATTTTATCTGCTGAAGTTGTAAAAGAATAA
- the engB gene encoding putative GTP-binding protein has product MAQFNYQKAHFIISAPDIRHLPPDTGIEIAFAGRSNAGKSSALNALTQQNGLARTSKTPGRTQLINLFQIEEGLRLVDLPGYGYAQVPEEMKRKWQRSLGEYLQKRECLKGVVILMDIRHPLKDLDMQMIDWAVESELPTLVLLTKADKLASGARKQQLMSVRVALANKVGDIRIEYFSSLKKIGIDKLRNTLNEWFSGTEKAPVNDDNA; this is encoded by the coding sequence ATGGCCCAATTTAATTACCAAAAAGCACATTTCATCATCAGTGCTCCTGATATCCGCCATTTACCGCCAGATACAGGGATTGAAATTGCCTTTGCGGGTCGCTCTAATGCCGGTAAATCCAGTGCTTTAAATGCATTAACCCAACAAAATGGATTAGCAAGAACCAGTAAAACCCCAGGCCGTACTCAATTAATCAACCTCTTTCAAATTGAAGAAGGTTTACGCTTAGTCGATTTACCAGGCTATGGTTATGCCCAAGTTCCTGAAGAAATGAAGCGTAAATGGCAACGTTCTTTAGGTGAATACTTACAAAAAAGAGAGTGCTTAAAAGGTGTTGTTATTTTAATGGATATTCGTCATCCATTAAAAGATCTCGATATGCAAATGATCGACTGGGCTGTTGAATCTGAACTCCCGACACTCGTTTTACTGACTAAAGCAGATAAACTGGCATCTGGTGCCCGTAAACAACAATTAATGAGTGTACGTGTAGCATTAGCGAATAAAGTCGGTGATATTCGTATTGAATATTTTTCGTCATTGAAAAAAATAGGTATTGATAAACTGCGTAACACACTTAATGAATGGTTTTCAGGCACAGAAAAAGCGCCTGTAAACGACGATAACGCTTAA
- the def_1 gene encoding peptide deformylase produces the protein MAVLTLLRFPDERLRRVAVPVEKVDDEIRTLIDDMIETMYAERGIGLAAPQVNVSKRIVVIDVSDNRDQPIALINPEIVSTGDEVMDMMDGCLSIPDSFAPTERYRFLKVKALDKKGNEIEFEASDLFAGCIQHELDHLDGKLFIDHLSPLKRQRIEKKQKKLSKLIDSQVA, from the coding sequence ATGGCTGTATTAACGCTCCTGCGTTTTCCTGATGAGCGTCTGCGCAGAGTCGCAGTACCAGTGGAAAAAGTAGATGACGAAATACGCACATTAATCGATGACATGATTGAAACCATGTACGCAGAACGAGGTATTGGCTTAGCGGCACCTCAGGTTAATGTATCTAAACGCATTGTTGTTATTGATGTTTCTGACAATAGAGATCAACCGATTGCCCTAATCAATCCTGAAATTGTCAGCACCGGAGATGAAGTGATGGATATGATGGATGGATGTCTATCTATTCCTGATTCTTTTGCCCCCACAGAGCGTTACCGCTTCTTAAAGGTAAAAGCATTAGATAAAAAGGGTAATGAAATTGAATTTGAAGCCTCTGATCTGTTTGCAGGCTGTATTCAACATGAACTAGATCATCTTGATGGCAAACTCTTTATTGACCATTTGTCTCCATTAAAACGTCAACGCATTGAGAAAAAACAAAAGAAATTAAGCAAACTAATCGATTCACAAGTTGCTTAA